One Azospirillum sp. B510 genomic window carries:
- a CDS encoding DUF2125 domain-containing protein, translating into MPPMHPTPTASAPRRLLTGRRIASILVLMVLLLPAIAYSLWWWQAARTVRQGVEGWVADQRANGAVVEHGGLTVGGFPFTLRAEMAAPHLATRGAEWRGARLVAEAAPWTPGHILLSLPGEQRLSVAQPGQPPIDILAPQGGGGDVTMRMSGTLERLALRFTGLTAQVAGQTMPVAALDVGAAQPDQPPAERGAAGLTLTLTADGLTLPDGMPPSLGREVKRTELTLRVMGNPPRPEPASLSAWSRNGGTVKVDRLALDWGPLGAVMSGTLALDAQLQPQAALTAEIRGAPAVLDAMKPMMRPNEAAIAKTVLTMLARPTGPNGEPVVTAPVTVQDRSLFVGPLRVAALPKLVW; encoded by the coding sequence ATGCCACCGATGCACCCCACCCCGACAGCCTCCGCACCGCGCCGCCTGCTGACCGGGCGCCGGATCGCCAGCATCCTGGTGCTGATGGTCCTGCTGCTGCCGGCCATCGCCTATTCGCTATGGTGGTGGCAGGCCGCCCGCACCGTGCGGCAGGGGGTGGAAGGCTGGGTCGCCGACCAGCGCGCCAACGGCGCCGTGGTGGAGCATGGCGGACTGACGGTCGGCGGCTTCCCCTTCACCTTGCGGGCCGAGATGGCGGCGCCCCATCTGGCGACGCGCGGCGCCGAATGGCGGGGCGCGCGTCTGGTGGCGGAGGCGGCTCCCTGGACCCCCGGCCACATCCTGCTGTCCCTGCCGGGCGAACAGCGCCTGTCGGTGGCGCAGCCGGGCCAGCCGCCGATCGACATCCTGGCGCCGCAGGGCGGCGGCGGCGACGTCACCATGCGGATGTCGGGCACGCTGGAACGGCTCGCCCTGCGCTTCACCGGCCTGACCGCGCAGGTCGCCGGGCAGACGATGCCGGTCGCGGCACTGGATGTCGGCGCCGCCCAGCCGGACCAGCCGCCGGCCGAACGCGGCGCCGCCGGACTGACCCTGACCCTGACCGCCGACGGGCTGACCCTGCCCGACGGCATGCCGCCCTCCCTGGGGCGCGAGGTCAAGCGGACCGAACTGACCCTGCGCGTCATGGGAAACCCGCCCCGGCCGGAGCCGGCCAGCCTGTCGGCCTGGAGCCGCAACGGCGGCACGGTGAAGGTCGACCGGCTGGCGCTCGACTGGGGACCGCTGGGGGCGGTGATGTCGGGCACGCTGGCGCTGGACGCCCAATTGCAGCCGCAGGCGGCGCTGACCGCCGAGATCCGCGGCGCCCCCGCCGTTCTCGACGCGATGAAGCCGATGATGCGGCCGAACGAAGCCGCCATCGCCAAGACCGTCCTGACCATGCTGGCCCGTCCGACCGGCCCCAACGGCGAACCGGTGGTCACCGCTCCGGTGACGGTGCAGGACCGCTCCCTGTTCGTCGGCCCGCTGCGTGTCGCCGCCCTGCCCAAGCTCGTCTGGTGA
- a CDS encoding class II glutamine amidotransferase encodes MCRFLAYCGEPVFLETLVCTPCHSLIEQSMHAEEAKTETNGDGFGVGWYSERTEPGRYCEIRPAWSDENLQSICSHVRSRLFFAHVRAATGTAVSRANCHPFKAGRFLFMHNGQVGDWPRLRRPVEAMIPDDLYSTRTGTTDSEAIFLAALGQGLERDSVGAFRRVLHAIRDEMRALDITAPLRFTATWTDGDRVWAVRWASDDRPPSLYWRLGDNGLTVVSEPVDAQRDQWRPVPPSGGLVARVGAAPEMFTFH; translated from the coding sequence ATGTGTCGGTTTCTTGCCTATTGCGGCGAGCCTGTGTTCCTGGAAACGCTGGTCTGTACGCCTTGCCATTCCCTGATCGAACAGTCGATGCACGCCGAAGAGGCGAAGACGGAAACCAACGGTGACGGTTTCGGCGTCGGCTGGTACAGCGAGCGGACCGAACCCGGCCGCTATTGCGAGATCCGCCCGGCCTGGTCGGACGAGAACCTGCAATCGATTTGCAGCCATGTCCGCTCCCGCCTGTTCTTCGCCCATGTGCGGGCGGCCACCGGCACGGCGGTGAGCCGGGCCAACTGCCATCCGTTCAAGGCCGGCCGCTTCCTGTTCATGCACAACGGGCAGGTCGGCGACTGGCCGCGCCTGCGCCGCCCTGTCGAGGCGATGATCCCGGACGACCTCTACAGCACCCGCACCGGAACCACCGACAGCGAGGCGATCTTCCTCGCGGCGCTGGGCCAGGGGCTGGAGCGTGACTCGGTCGGCGCCTTCCGGCGCGTGCTGCATGCCATCCGCGACGAGATGCGGGCGCTGGACATCACGGCACCGCTGCGCTTCACCGCCACCTGGACCGACGGTGACCGGGTGTGGGCGGTGCGCTGGGCGTCGGACGACAGGCCGCCGAGCCTCTACTGGCGCCTTGGCGACAACGGCCTGACGGTGGTGTCGGAACCGGTGGACGCCCAGCGCGACCAGTGGCGCCCGGTGCCGCCGAGCGGCGGGCTGGTGGCGCGCGTTGGCGCCGCGCCGGAGATGTTCACCTTCCACTGA
- a CDS encoding ATP-binding response regulator, whose product MNRSQIDPVLAQQVKDASILIVDDNPSNVELLREILSHDGYSRVRGETDPRKVPDLCAAEPFDLLLIDIRMPHMSGFDLMERLKPVLGDDYVPVLVLTAQTDQETRRKSLELGANDFLTKPFIAWELLHRVRNMVEIRKLYRRAAEQNRELECRVSARTAELSDALEAARKADRAKLDFLAVMSHELRTPLNSIIGFADVLAGEGMGKLGHPDYLEYVKLIEESGRSLLTMVNNILDYTRGSTGSIEIQDSDVNIPQLLTGCADMLAPKAAGKGLALAVRPCPAFRMRVDRRRLREMVLNLLDNAVKFTQPGGTVTVAVEDRGAFVGLTVRDDGPGIPGDLMGRIFNPFTQAEHSLVRRHEGVGLGLPIVRRFAELHGGGVELDSAPGRGTMVTILLPKERLLEV is encoded by the coding sequence ATGAACAGGAGCCAGATCGACCCGGTGCTCGCCCAGCAGGTGAAGGACGCCAGCATCCTGATCGTGGACGACAACCCGTCCAACGTCGAACTGCTGCGGGAAATCCTGAGCCATGACGGCTACAGCCGGGTGCGCGGCGAGACCGACCCGCGCAAGGTGCCGGACCTCTGCGCGGCGGAACCGTTCGACCTGCTGCTGATCGACATCCGCATGCCGCACATGAGCGGCTTCGACCTGATGGAGCGGCTGAAGCCGGTTCTCGGCGACGATTACGTGCCGGTCCTGGTGCTGACCGCCCAGACCGACCAGGAGACCCGGCGCAAATCGCTGGAGCTGGGCGCCAACGACTTCCTGACCAAGCCGTTCATCGCCTGGGAACTGCTGCATCGCGTCCGCAACATGGTGGAGATCCGCAAGCTCTACCGCCGCGCCGCCGAACAGAACCGGGAGCTTGAATGCCGGGTGTCGGCGCGCACCGCCGAACTGTCGGACGCGCTGGAGGCGGCGCGCAAGGCCGACCGCGCCAAGCTGGATTTCCTGGCGGTGATGAGCCACGAGCTGCGCACGCCGCTGAACTCCATCATCGGCTTCGCCGACGTGCTGGCGGGCGAGGGGATGGGCAAGCTGGGCCACCCCGATTACCTGGAATATGTGAAGCTGATCGAGGAAAGCGGCCGCTCGCTGCTGACCATGGTCAACAACATCCTGGACTATACGCGGGGATCCACCGGCTCGATCGAGATCCAGGACAGCGACGTCAACATCCCCCAGCTGCTGACCGGCTGCGCCGACATGCTGGCGCCGAAGGCGGCGGGGAAAGGGCTGGCGCTGGCCGTCCGTCCCTGTCCGGCCTTCCGGATGCGCGTCGATCGCCGCCGCCTGCGCGAGATGGTGCTGAACCTGCTGGACAACGCGGTCAAATTCACCCAGCCCGGCGGCACCGTCACGGTGGCGGTGGAGGATCGCGGCGCCTTCGTCGGCCTGACCGTGCGCGACGACGGCCCCGGCATTCCCGGCGACCTGATGGGGCGCATCTTCAACCCCTTCACCCAGGCCGAACATTCGCTGGTCCGCCGGCATGAGGGGGTCGGGCTCGGGCTGCCCATCGTCCGCCGTTTCGCCGAACTGCATGGCGGCGGGGTGGAGCTGGACAGCGCGCCGGGGCGCGGAACGATGGTGACGATCCTGCTGCCGAAGGAGCGGTTGCTGGAGGTGTGA
- a CDS encoding DNA polymerase III subunit chi, translating to MTEVRFYHLQRRTMEQALPKILEKVLERNWRAVVLAGSPERVDMLNQHLWTYDPGSFLPHGAARDGFAERQPVWLTDADENPNGATVLVTVDGCVSDRMDGYALVCDLFDGNDDEAVLAARQRWKACKAAGHSLTYWQQTDRGGWEKRA from the coding sequence ATGACCGAAGTCCGCTTCTACCACCTGCAACGGCGCACGATGGAGCAGGCGCTGCCCAAGATCCTGGAGAAGGTTCTTGAGCGGAACTGGCGCGCCGTCGTGCTGGCCGGCTCGCCGGAGCGGGTGGACATGCTGAACCAGCATCTGTGGACCTACGATCCCGGCTCCTTCCTGCCGCACGGGGCGGCGCGCGACGGCTTCGCCGAGCGCCAGCCGGTGTGGCTGACCGATGCCGACGAGAACCCCAACGGCGCCACCGTGCTGGTCACGGTGGACGGTTGCGTCAGCGACCGGATGGACGGGTACGCGCTGGTCTGCGACCTGTTCGACGGCAACGACGACGAGGCGGTGCTGGCCGCCCGCCAGCGCTGGAAGGCGTGCAAGGCGGCCGGGCACAGCCTGACCTATTGGCAGCAGACCGACCGCGGCGGCTGGGAAAAGCGGGCCTGA
- a CDS encoding leucyl aminopeptidase, which produces MKFSFAKPSLPSSGVLAVTVAADRSLGPIGQELDQKTGGALARAMAAARFNGKKDETLTLLAPAGTELDRLLLVGIGKAADLTDLVLQGAGGAIAVALDKAADEAALLVELPEGASLSPAAAAAEIAFGAQLRGYKFDKYRTNDRKADKKEPKPSLRKLTLLVEEDGAAKSAFKKLDTLADAIRFTRDLVSEPANVIYPESLAEKTRELEQFGVEVEILDQKKLRKLGMGALLGVAQGSANEPRVVVMRWNGNPEAEDKRPVAFIGKGVTFDSGGISIKGAAGMEDMKWDMGGSATVIGTLYALAARKAKVNAVGIVGLVENMPSGTAQRPGDIVTSASGQTIEVINTDAEGRLVLADCLWYAQDAYKPKLMIDLATLTGAIIVALGHEHAGLFANDDDLAMNLTAAGLKVGQPLWRLPLGDAYDKEIESPAADMKNTGSGGGAGSIVGAQFLKRFVNDVPWAHIDIAGVAWAKKDGATVPKGASAFGVRLLDRFVAEHHEA; this is translated from the coding sequence ATGAAGTTCTCCTTCGCCAAGCCGTCCCTGCCGTCCTCCGGCGTGCTCGCCGTGACCGTCGCCGCCGACCGCAGCCTCGGCCCGATCGGTCAGGAGCTGGACCAGAAGACCGGCGGCGCGCTGGCCCGCGCCATGGCCGCCGCCCGCTTCAACGGCAAGAAGGACGAGACGCTGACGCTGCTCGCCCCGGCCGGGACCGAGCTTGACCGTCTCCTGCTGGTCGGCATCGGCAAGGCCGCCGACCTGACCGATCTGGTCCTCCAGGGCGCCGGCGGCGCCATCGCCGTGGCGCTCGACAAGGCCGCCGACGAGGCGGCGCTGCTGGTCGAGCTGCCCGAGGGTGCCAGCCTGTCGCCGGCCGCCGCCGCCGCCGAGATCGCCTTCGGCGCGCAGTTGCGTGGCTACAAGTTCGACAAGTACCGCACCAACGACAGGAAGGCCGACAAGAAGGAGCCGAAGCCCAGCCTGCGCAAGCTGACGCTGCTGGTCGAGGAGGACGGCGCCGCCAAGTCGGCCTTCAAGAAGCTGGACACGCTGGCCGACGCCATCCGCTTCACCCGCGATCTGGTGTCGGAGCCGGCCAACGTCATCTATCCGGAAAGCCTGGCCGAGAAGACCAGGGAGCTGGAGCAGTTCGGCGTCGAGGTCGAGATCCTCGACCAGAAGAAGCTGAGAAAGCTCGGCATGGGCGCCCTGCTGGGCGTCGCCCAGGGCAGCGCCAACGAGCCGCGCGTCGTCGTCATGCGCTGGAACGGCAATCCCGAGGCCGAGGACAAGCGCCCGGTCGCCTTCATCGGCAAGGGCGTGACCTTCGACAGCGGCGGCATCTCGATCAAGGGTGCGGCCGGCATGGAGGACATGAAGTGGGACATGGGCGGCTCCGCCACCGTGATCGGCACCCTGTACGCGCTCGCCGCCCGCAAGGCCAAGGTGAACGCCGTCGGCATCGTCGGTCTGGTGGAGAACATGCCGTCCGGCACGGCGCAGCGTCCGGGTGACATCGTCACCTCCGCCTCGGGCCAGACCATCGAGGTCATCAACACCGACGCCGAGGGCCGTCTGGTGCTGGCCGATTGCCTGTGGTACGCGCAGGACGCCTACAAGCCCAAGCTGATGATCGACCTCGCCACCCTGACCGGCGCCATCATCGTGGCGCTCGGCCATGAGCATGCCGGCCTGTTCGCCAATGACGACGACCTCGCCATGAACCTGACGGCCGCCGGCCTGAAGGTCGGCCAGCCGCTGTGGCGCCTGCCGCTGGGCGACGCCTATGACAAGGAGATCGAATCGCCGGCCGCCGACATGAAGAACACCGGGTCGGGCGGCGGCGCCGGCAGCATCGTCGGCGCGCAGTTCCTGAAGCGCTTCGTCAACGACGTGCCGTGGGCGCACATCGATATCGCCGGCGTCGCCTGGGCCAAGAAGGACGGCGCCACGGTTCCGAAGGGGGCGTCGGCCTTCGGCGTGCGCCTGCTCGACCGCTTCGTGGCCGAACACCACGAGGCTTGA